In Risungbinella massiliensis, the genomic stretch GGACGGCGGAACGTAGTCAAGAGATTGTTGGAATTGAGCTTACTGAATTAGAGAAGAAGTATACAACTCTATCTAGTAATTTCCGAAATTTCTTAATCGAACAGGAAAACCAAGGGAATCAGGTTAACCTATTTCATCCCTCCTATGGAGCTTTGGAAACGGAGCTAGAGGAAATCGTTCGACATGTAGTGAACCACGGAACGTATCATCGAGGTAACATTGCTGCGATGATTCGACAGCTTGGTTATGAAGGAGTTGCGACAGACTATATCTATTATCTCTATGAGAACTCTGTTAAACAAAACTAACCAATTCAATTATTATTTATACAAAGATATTGGACATGGTATCAGAAAGTTCTCAAAAACGGTCACATAGCTATTTAAGTGGCACTTTTTCCGAAAATATATCTGTTCATGGAGGAGATAACTTTGAGTAGAATTGACCTACTATTACACGCGCTAGATTCAACGTTTGATAAGGAGAGTTGGTATGCTCCGCTCCAACATGCAGTGGAAGGAATCACGGCAGAACAAGCTAGCTGGAGACCCACTGGAGAGGCAACGAAAACAATCTGGGAGAACGTTAATCATCTCATTTATTACAAAGAGAGACTTGTTGCAAATTTAGAAGGTCGTGAATGGACGCATAATCTCGACGGTGATGAAACCTTCTATTTCACTGAACAATCAACTGATGATAAGGAATGGAAAAAAGTCGTGGAACGTGCTGAAAACATTCAAAGCAGTTTAAGACAGATTCTGAGTAACATTTCTGTTGAGGACTTTGTTCAAAAT encodes the following:
- a CDS encoding DinB family protein produces the protein MGKTIVPLFDFHLWANKRIFTRIKELPKGTAQKEIASVFPSIQKTMEHVYLTDHTWYQILLGKNFEEVRQWTAERSQEIVGIELTELEKKYTTLSSNFRNFLIEQENQGNQVNLFHPSYGALETELEEIVRHVVNHGTYHRGNIAAMIRQLGYEGVATDYIYYLYENSVKQN
- a CDS encoding DinB family protein yields the protein MSRIDLLLHALDSTFDKESWYAPLQHAVEGITAEQASWRPTGEATKTIWENVNHLIYYKERLVANLEGREWTHNLDGDETFYFTEQSTDDKEWKKVVERAENIQSSLRQILSNISVEDFVQNSLEEKLLDIFLHDAYHTGQIIQIRKMQGSWPSHR